One region of Babylonia areolata isolate BAREFJ2019XMU chromosome 29, ASM4173473v1, whole genome shotgun sequence genomic DNA includes:
- the LOC143274609 gene encoding uncharacterized protein LOC143274609 — protein sequence MAPVKIKFVVSFSSQDKIHKASNLLVENSGTKRWLTDPQDRTGQIDATFQLDRPCHLSYIDIGVIWCASVEVRVGKSDWPQGRSYVTLVPTQVLMSPVDSRLSRNVSRTCMFSKAHFTKEVASDSSPWDRIQVVGRQPWRKDVQLGLSFIRVSCSDSFDSAADSCRQSTDSGNKTGKTLSVAAMEEYFFGNKKKEKEDTELKSRLQKIAATAEGVTANPSVLSRNARMVLLANQNSSKSESPDEDTSCQNCASTDGPKEQTIDRVEVTRFLGTLSIEKGDIESLKVSDLRHKFEKLKWRKLTVDEKRTFYNCCQDFIGRLFDDDDDAHDDFTAVSASTNNAAFSEHSPCRSNKNNNTVDKGGDVSKTSSSSHHKLLSRDAKNQERERTTPKSSAGRASNTTKISSDGKSPRSDQKLSGGFLNTVFSLTDDGRGRGRVTANNSTSPPQADRDHNTDVTSRPGQHVWGHASSTPTQRHSKKSVSSLAKQNISYRLNTAAKQDRNLESEDSYFCADKPNAESNDIMMSPKHSSAESNRCSPEQSRSALTTRIDRSLLNTHRQFVKGRLDNIVSRSAKPGQSAAAAVDASIDPEPSEQTDTPAQSLSRASRRRNIPSGKGPQLSGKKRQGALLGLSENFNPAKQRPKFCSTPRGGDTSGEEEEDGGWLNAKRDAGRSQARGEGDSSTKQRQAGRSMSALRTEEVKDSPSSRLSAGSGGQGNKLGRGLGPGAARRRLEMPEEDAATSTSRTSPTPEASTTSMTHSPAPASDSDDPFRGELQIAEVATFVECPLCEEMFPEDTVNTHAADCPGKQSVGVAGAGGVRFVPCPLCEDLFSEDVIEDHASRCCL from the exons GACAAAATTCACAAAGCAAGCAACCTGCTGGTGGAGAACAGTGGCACAAAGCGATGGCTGACCGACCCACAGGACAGGACTGGTCAGATAGATGCTACCTTTCAACTGGACCGACCATGTCACTTGTCCTATATCGATATAG GTGTCATATGGTGTGCAAGTGTGGAAGTGCGAGTGGGGAAATCGGACTGGCCACAAGGTCGAAGCTATGTCACACTTGTCCCGACTCAAGTTCTCATGTCACCGGTTGACTCACGTCTGAGCAGAAATGTCAGCCGCACATGTATGTTCTCAAAAG CTCACTTCACGAAGGAGGTAGCCAGTGACTCATCTCCATGGGATAGGATTCAAGTTGTTGGTCGTCAACCTTGGAGGAAAGACGTGCAGCTGGGACTGTCGTTCATACGAGTCAGTTGCAGTGACAGCTTTGACTCTGCAGCAGACAGCTGTAGGCAGTCGACTGATTCTGGCAACAAAACTGGAAAAACTCTTAGTGTAGCTGCTATGGAAGAGTATTTCTTTGGAAACAAGAAAAA agaaaaagaagacacagagCTCAAGAGTCGCCTGCAAAAGATTGCAGCCACGGCAGAGGGCGTCACTGCCAACCCCAGTGTTCTGTCTCGCAACGCCCGCATGGTGCTTCTGGCCAATCAGAACTCCTCAAAGTCTGAGTCACCTGACGAGGACACCAGCTGCCAGAATTGTGCGTCCACTGACGGTCCAAAGGAGCAGACTATC gaccGAGTGGAGGTGACACGTTTCTTGGGTACGCTCAGCATTGAAAAAGGAGACATTGAGTCCTTGAAAGTGTCAG ATTTACGGCATaaatttgagaaactgaaatggcGCAAGCTGACCGTGGATGAAAAGCGCACTTTCTATAACTGCTGCCAAGATTTCATTGGGCgtttgtttgatgatgatgatgatgcccacGATGATTTCACTGCTGTTTCTGCTTCAACAAACAACGCAGCTTTCAGCGAACATTCTCCCTGTCgcagcaacaaaaataataacacagTTGACAAGGGAGGTGATGTTTCCAAAACGAGTTCAAGCAGTCATCACAAGCTTTTGTCACGCGACGCAAAAAATCAGGAGCGTGAAAGGACGACACCTAAATCTTCAGCAGGCAGAGCTTCAAACACTACCAAGATTTCCAGTGATGGGAAAAGCCCCAGGTCAGATCAGAAGCTGAGTGGGGGGTTTCTGAACACAGTGTTCTCCCTTACTGATGATggcagagggaggggaagagtgaCAGCAAACAACAGTACCAGCCCACCCCAGGCAGACAGAGATCACAACACTGACGTCACTTCACGCCCTGGTCAGCATGTATGGGGCCATGcctcctccactcccacacagagacacagcaagaAGTCAGTTTCTTCGTTAGCTAAGCAAAACATCTCATATAGACTAAACACTGCAGCGAAACAAGACAGGAACTTGGAAAGTGAAGATTCTTATTTTTGTGCTGATAAACCGAATGCGGAAAGTAACGATATAATGATGTCCCCAAAGCATTCGAGTGCAGAAAGTAATCGCTGTTCCCCAGAACAAAGTCGGTCTGCGCTGACGACCAGAATTGATAGATCCCTGCTTAATACTCACAGGCAGTTTGTGAAAGGCAGATTAGACAACATTGTATCCCGCTCTGCAAAGCCTGgccagtcagcagcagcagcagttgacgCTTCCATTGATCCGGAACCGTCTGAACAAACCGACACACCTGCACAGTCCCTCAGCAGGGCTTCACGTCGCAGGAACATACCTTCAGGAAAGGGGCCACAACTATCGGGAAAGAAACGTCAGGGCGCCCTACTTGGCTTGTCTGAGAATTTCAATCCTGCCAAACAGCGGCCCAAGTTCTGCTCGACTCCTAGAGGAGGCGACACCtccggtgaggaggaggaggatggtgggtgGCTGAACGCCAAGCGTGACGCTGGCAGGAGCCAGGCACGGGGCGAGGGGGACAGCAGCACTAAACAACGGCAAGCTGGAAGGTCGATGTCGGCTCTGAGGACTGAGGAGGTGAAGGACTCACCCTCATCTAGATTGTCTGCAGGATCCGGAGGCCAGGGAAACAAACT AGGACGAGGGCTAGGGCCAGGCGCAGCTAGGAGACGACTGGAGATGCCAGAAGAAGATGCCGCCACTTCCACAAGTCGAACGTCACCAACGCCAGAGGCATCGACCACATCCATGACCCACAGTCCCGCCCCAGCCTCTGACAGCGACGATCCGTTCCGTGGAGAGCTGCAGATTGCTGAGGTCGCCACCTTTGTGGAGTGTCCCCTGTGTGAGGAAATGTTCCCGGAGGACACGGTCAATACCCACGCTGCCGACTGTCCGGGCAAGCAGTCGGTGGGTgtggcgggggctgggggtgtcaGGTTTGTGCCCTGCCCTCTGTGTGAGGACCTGTTTTCTGAAGACGTTATCGAGGACCATGCCAGCCGCTGCTGTCTGTGA